From a single Syngnathus scovelli strain Florida chromosome 2, RoL_Ssco_1.2, whole genome shotgun sequence genomic region:
- the tmcc1a gene encoding transmembrane and coiled-coil domains protein 1 isoform X2, with product MHWEKFLRMGNGKVERSDVSGLSQTPPAVDSSDDATLDPQRTKQAISQLHQKILKLTEQIKIEQTARDDNVAEYLKLANNADKQQSTRIKQVFEKKNQKSAQSIQQLQRKLDHYHRKLREAEHNGIPRQPKDVLRDMQQGLKDVGAKVTGFSEGVVDSVKGGLSSFSHATHSAAGAVVSKPREIASLIRNKFGSADNISSFKDSLDEPSGEEGVAAARSLGAAGHHFQSSPKYGSEDDCSSATSGSAGANSTAGAPGGPPSSKGNILERAHTSGVDLLLQEVQELRENQARLEETLDGLKSQYQRDYTLLMQALHEERFRCEHLEEQLNDLTELHQNEILNLKQEMASLEEKITYQSCERARDSQEALEACQTRISKMELHQQQQQVVQLEGLENATARTLLGKLINVLLALMAVLLVFVSTVANCVVPLMKTRSRSFSTLLLVILSAFLWRNWDALSGYMQQALRPPG from the exons ATGCACTGGGAAAAGTTCCTGCGAATGGGCAACGGAAAG GTCGAGCGGTCGGATGTGAGCGGGTTGAGCCAAACTCCTCCTGCTGTCGACTCTTCGGACGATGCGACTCTGGATCCTCAGCGCACCAAGCAGGCCATCTCCCAGCTGCATCAGAAGATCCTCAAACTCACAGAACAGATTAAGATTGAGCAGACAGCCAGAGACGACAATGTTGCCGAATACCTCAAACTGGCAAACAATGCGGACAAACAGCAAAGCACGCGCATTAAGCAG gtttttgagaaaaagaaccaGAAGTCAGCGCAGAGCATCCAGCAGCTGCAAAGGAAACTGGATCACTACCACCGTAAGCTGCGGGAAGCAGAGCACAACGGAATCCCCCGGCAACCCAAGGATGTTCTTCGGGACATGCAGCAAGGCTTGAAGGATGTGGGCGCCAAAGTGACAGGCTTCAGTGAGGGTGTGGTGGACAGCGTCAAGGGAGGCTTGTCCAGCTTCTCCCACGCCACGCACTCGGCCGCCGGGGCCGTTGTCTCCAAGCCGCGCGAGATCGCCTCGCTGATCCGGAACAAGTTCGGCAGCGCAGACAACATCTCGTCATTCAAAGACTCGCTGGACGAGCCCTCAGGAGAAGAAGGCGTCGCCGCGGCTCGTTCGCTGGGCGCCGCCGGTCATCACTTCCAATCCAGTCCCAAGTACGGCAGCGAGGACGACTGCTCGAGCGCCACCTCCGGCTCGGCCGGAGCCAACAGCACGGCGGGGGCGCCCGGCGGCCCCCCCAGCTCCAAGGGAAATATACTGGAGAGGGCTCACACCTCTGGCGTGGACTtgctgctgcaggaggtccaggAGCTGAGGGAGAACCAGGCCAGGCTGGAGGAGACTCTGGATGGCTTGAAGAGTCAGTATCAGCGGGACTACACACTCCTCATGCAGGCGTTGCACGAGGAACGCTTCAG GTGTGAACACTTGGAGGAGCAGCTGAATGACCTGACAGAACTTCACCAGAATGAGATCCTGAACCTGAAACAGGAGATGGCCAGCTTGGAGGAGAAGATTACCTACCAGTCGTGCGAGAGGGCGCGAGACAGTCAG GAGGCACTGGAGGCGTGTCAGACGCGAATTTCCAAGATGGAGCTccatcagcagcaacagcaggtgGTGCAGTTGGAGGGGCTGGAAAACGCCACGGCCAGGACGCTCCTAGGCAAACTGATCAACGTGCTGCTGGCCCTGATGGCTGTCCTTCTGGTCTTTGTGTCCACCGTGGCCAACTGCGTGGTGCCTCTGATGAAGACGCGCTCGCGCTCGTTTTCCACCCTCCTGCTGGTTATCCTCTCGGCCTTCTTGTGGAGAAACTGGGACGCGCTCTCTGGTTACATGCAACAAGCTCTGCGGCCCCCGGGATGA
- the tmcc1a gene encoding transmembrane and coiled-coil domains protein 1 isoform X1: MRRGTSLQSRRNKGSGDRDPLLKGSPRAPHRRYTHDPQRHVSRPRSSSSATDTAPSSPAPGCTGGEAVLSSGYQSTDETDRVERSDVSGLSQTPPAVDSSDDATLDPQRTKQAISQLHQKILKLTEQIKIEQTARDDNVAEYLKLANNADKQQSTRIKQVFEKKNQKSAQSIQQLQRKLDHYHRKLREAEHNGIPRQPKDVLRDMQQGLKDVGAKVTGFSEGVVDSVKGGLSSFSHATHSAAGAVVSKPREIASLIRNKFGSADNISSFKDSLDEPSGEEGVAAARSLGAAGHHFQSSPKYGSEDDCSSATSGSAGANSTAGAPGGPPSSKGNILERAHTSGVDLLLQEVQELRENQARLEETLDGLKSQYQRDYTLLMQALHEERFRCEHLEEQLNDLTELHQNEILNLKQEMASLEEKITYQSCERARDSQEALEACQTRISKMELHQQQQQVVQLEGLENATARTLLGKLINVLLALMAVLLVFVSTVANCVVPLMKTRSRSFSTLLLVILSAFLWRNWDALSGYMQQALRPPG; the protein is encoded by the exons ATGAGGCGCGGCACCAGCCTGCAGAGCCGGCGCAACAAGGGCAGCGGAGACCGCGACCCACTCTTAAAAGGCAGCCCGCGGGCCCCACATCGGCGCTACACTCACGATCCGCAACGGCACGTCAGCCGCCCGCGCTCCTCCTCTTCCGCCACCGATACGGCCCCCAGTAGCCCGGCCCCCGGATGCACAGGGGGCGAAGCGGTGCTGTCGTCAGGCTACCAGTCAACAGATGAGACGGACCGG GTCGAGCGGTCGGATGTGAGCGGGTTGAGCCAAACTCCTCCTGCTGTCGACTCTTCGGACGATGCGACTCTGGATCCTCAGCGCACCAAGCAGGCCATCTCCCAGCTGCATCAGAAGATCCTCAAACTCACAGAACAGATTAAGATTGAGCAGACAGCCAGAGACGACAATGTTGCCGAATACCTCAAACTGGCAAACAATGCGGACAAACAGCAAAGCACGCGCATTAAGCAG gtttttgagaaaaagaaccaGAAGTCAGCGCAGAGCATCCAGCAGCTGCAAAGGAAACTGGATCACTACCACCGTAAGCTGCGGGAAGCAGAGCACAACGGAATCCCCCGGCAACCCAAGGATGTTCTTCGGGACATGCAGCAAGGCTTGAAGGATGTGGGCGCCAAAGTGACAGGCTTCAGTGAGGGTGTGGTGGACAGCGTCAAGGGAGGCTTGTCCAGCTTCTCCCACGCCACGCACTCGGCCGCCGGGGCCGTTGTCTCCAAGCCGCGCGAGATCGCCTCGCTGATCCGGAACAAGTTCGGCAGCGCAGACAACATCTCGTCATTCAAAGACTCGCTGGACGAGCCCTCAGGAGAAGAAGGCGTCGCCGCGGCTCGTTCGCTGGGCGCCGCCGGTCATCACTTCCAATCCAGTCCCAAGTACGGCAGCGAGGACGACTGCTCGAGCGCCACCTCCGGCTCGGCCGGAGCCAACAGCACGGCGGGGGCGCCCGGCGGCCCCCCCAGCTCCAAGGGAAATATACTGGAGAGGGCTCACACCTCTGGCGTGGACTtgctgctgcaggaggtccaggAGCTGAGGGAGAACCAGGCCAGGCTGGAGGAGACTCTGGATGGCTTGAAGAGTCAGTATCAGCGGGACTACACACTCCTCATGCAGGCGTTGCACGAGGAACGCTTCAG GTGTGAACACTTGGAGGAGCAGCTGAATGACCTGACAGAACTTCACCAGAATGAGATCCTGAACCTGAAACAGGAGATGGCCAGCTTGGAGGAGAAGATTACCTACCAGTCGTGCGAGAGGGCGCGAGACAGTCAG GAGGCACTGGAGGCGTGTCAGACGCGAATTTCCAAGATGGAGCTccatcagcagcaacagcaggtgGTGCAGTTGGAGGGGCTGGAAAACGCCACGGCCAGGACGCTCCTAGGCAAACTGATCAACGTGCTGCTGGCCCTGATGGCTGTCCTTCTGGTCTTTGTGTCCACCGTGGCCAACTGCGTGGTGCCTCTGATGAAGACGCGCTCGCGCTCGTTTTCCACCCTCCTGCTGGTTATCCTCTCGGCCTTCTTGTGGAGAAACTGGGACGCGCTCTCTGGTTACATGCAACAAGCTCTGCGGCCCCCGGGATGA
- the tmcc1a gene encoding transmembrane and coiled-coil domains protein 1 isoform X3 gives MVQRFSLHGNSKVERSDVSGLSQTPPAVDSSDDATLDPQRTKQAISQLHQKILKLTEQIKIEQTARDDNVAEYLKLANNADKQQSTRIKQVFEKKNQKSAQSIQQLQRKLDHYHRKLREAEHNGIPRQPKDVLRDMQQGLKDVGAKVTGFSEGVVDSVKGGLSSFSHATHSAAGAVVSKPREIASLIRNKFGSADNISSFKDSLDEPSGEEGVAAARSLGAAGHHFQSSPKYGSEDDCSSATSGSAGANSTAGAPGGPPSSKGNILERAHTSGVDLLLQEVQELRENQARLEETLDGLKSQYQRDYTLLMQALHEERFRCEHLEEQLNDLTELHQNEILNLKQEMASLEEKITYQSCERARDSQEALEACQTRISKMELHQQQQQVVQLEGLENATARTLLGKLINVLLALMAVLLVFVSTVANCVVPLMKTRSRSFSTLLLVILSAFLWRNWDALSGYMQQALRPPG, from the exons ATGGTGCAGCGCTTCAGTCTTCATGGAAATTCCAAG GTCGAGCGGTCGGATGTGAGCGGGTTGAGCCAAACTCCTCCTGCTGTCGACTCTTCGGACGATGCGACTCTGGATCCTCAGCGCACCAAGCAGGCCATCTCCCAGCTGCATCAGAAGATCCTCAAACTCACAGAACAGATTAAGATTGAGCAGACAGCCAGAGACGACAATGTTGCCGAATACCTCAAACTGGCAAACAATGCGGACAAACAGCAAAGCACGCGCATTAAGCAG gtttttgagaaaaagaaccaGAAGTCAGCGCAGAGCATCCAGCAGCTGCAAAGGAAACTGGATCACTACCACCGTAAGCTGCGGGAAGCAGAGCACAACGGAATCCCCCGGCAACCCAAGGATGTTCTTCGGGACATGCAGCAAGGCTTGAAGGATGTGGGCGCCAAAGTGACAGGCTTCAGTGAGGGTGTGGTGGACAGCGTCAAGGGAGGCTTGTCCAGCTTCTCCCACGCCACGCACTCGGCCGCCGGGGCCGTTGTCTCCAAGCCGCGCGAGATCGCCTCGCTGATCCGGAACAAGTTCGGCAGCGCAGACAACATCTCGTCATTCAAAGACTCGCTGGACGAGCCCTCAGGAGAAGAAGGCGTCGCCGCGGCTCGTTCGCTGGGCGCCGCCGGTCATCACTTCCAATCCAGTCCCAAGTACGGCAGCGAGGACGACTGCTCGAGCGCCACCTCCGGCTCGGCCGGAGCCAACAGCACGGCGGGGGCGCCCGGCGGCCCCCCCAGCTCCAAGGGAAATATACTGGAGAGGGCTCACACCTCTGGCGTGGACTtgctgctgcaggaggtccaggAGCTGAGGGAGAACCAGGCCAGGCTGGAGGAGACTCTGGATGGCTTGAAGAGTCAGTATCAGCGGGACTACACACTCCTCATGCAGGCGTTGCACGAGGAACGCTTCAG GTGTGAACACTTGGAGGAGCAGCTGAATGACCTGACAGAACTTCACCAGAATGAGATCCTGAACCTGAAACAGGAGATGGCCAGCTTGGAGGAGAAGATTACCTACCAGTCGTGCGAGAGGGCGCGAGACAGTCAG GAGGCACTGGAGGCGTGTCAGACGCGAATTTCCAAGATGGAGCTccatcagcagcaacagcaggtgGTGCAGTTGGAGGGGCTGGAAAACGCCACGGCCAGGACGCTCCTAGGCAAACTGATCAACGTGCTGCTGGCCCTGATGGCTGTCCTTCTGGTCTTTGTGTCCACCGTGGCCAACTGCGTGGTGCCTCTGATGAAGACGCGCTCGCGCTCGTTTTCCACCCTCCTGCTGGTTATCCTCTCGGCCTTCTTGTGGAGAAACTGGGACGCGCTCTCTGGTTACATGCAACAAGCTCTGCGGCCCCCGGGATGA